A single window of Sparus aurata chromosome 22, fSpaAur1.1, whole genome shotgun sequence DNA harbors:
- the LOC115574353 gene encoding leucine-rich repeat-containing protein 15 isoform X1: protein MCIRSVWPWMLMIAVGPECLTYCGSDLTAVEMQHLAWLMLAILWMVQVVEGCPDVCKCSRKSRSEKMEVNCHKRGLRAFPSKLPPDAWILKLGENGITDVKANALRSIPKIESINLERNAIKSIHPQAFSGAKQLMLLNLFGNHITTLPPRGFQDLLNLRFLMLGQNQIGTVKADMFAGMRNLSDLDLPLNALTMLPSNAFKPLIALKVLDLSLNRIQKIAPKAFNGLRQLMFLNLDNNSLKTLPAGAFKPLRSLEMLVLDNNFLSALSLSVLDGLDNLQELYLRNNVLELLSPDAFRSMAKLSQLALSGNRLKTVDGNMFAHMPDLMKLHLHDNPWECDCNLISLVQWMGQTKAALSPREALKCVGPPELQNKSFSSLQADKLICPA from the exons ATGTGTATTCGCTCAGTTTGGCCGTGGATGCTGATGATCGCTGTAGGACCCGAATGCTTAACCTACTGTGGCAGCGACCTGACAGCAG TAGAGATGCAACACTTAGCGTGGTTGATGCTGGCAATCCTATGGATGGTGCAGGTTGTGGAGGGCTGTCCTGATGTCTGTAAGTGCTCCAGAAAGTCCCGTTCAGAAAAGATGGAGGTCAACTGTCATAAGAGGGGACTTCGTGCTTTTCCCTCCAAACTGCCCCCTGATGCTTGGATTCTCAAACTAG GTGAGAACGGTATCACAGACGTAAAGGCCAATGCTCTGAGATCAATTCCAAAGATTGAAAGCATCAACCTGGAACGAAATGCCATCAAGTCCATCCATCCCCAAGCCTTCTCTGGCGCAAAGCAACTGATGCTCCTCAATCTTTTTGGCAACCACATCACCACTCTTCCACCAAGAGGATTTCAG GACCTCCTGAACCTTCGCTTCCTCATGCTGGGACAGAACCAGATTGGCACCGTCAAAGCTGACATGTTTGCAGGAATGAGGAACTTGTCAGATTTAGACCTTCCTCTCAACGCATTGACAATGCTCCCATCTAATGCCTTTAAGCCTCTGATCGCCCTCAAAGTTCTGGACCTTTCCCTGAATCGTATCCAGAAGATCGCTCCTAAGGCCTTCAATGGACTCAGACAGCTCATGTTTCTTAACTTAGACAATAACAG TCTGAAGACTCTTCCAGCTGGAGCCTTCAAGCCTCTGCGATCTCTGGAGATGCTGGTTCTAGACAACAACTTTCTGTCAGCCCTGAGTCTGTCAGTACTGGATGGCCTGGACAACTTGCAG GAACTCTACCTGAGGAATAATGTGCTGGAGCTCCTGTCACCTGATGCGTTCAGGAGTATGGCCAAGCTTTCTCAGTTGGCTCTAAGTGGAAACCGCCTGAAGACAGTGGATGGAAACATGTTCGCCCATATGCCCG ACCTAATGAAACTGCACCTCCATGACAACCCGTGGGAGTGTGATTGTAACCTCATCTCCTTGGTGCAATGGATGGGACAGACCAAGGCCGCCCTGTCACCTCGGGAGGCCCTGAAGTGCGTGGGTCCTCCAGAGCTCCAAAACAAGAGCTTCTCCAGCCTCCAAGCTGACAAACTGATATGCCCTGCCTAG
- the LOC115574353 gene encoding leucine-rich repeat-containing protein 15 isoform X3 produces the protein MTACSEMQHLAWLMLAILWMVQVVEGCPDVCKCSRKSRSEKMEVNCHKRGLRAFPSKLPPDAWILKLGENGITDVKANALRSIPKIESINLERNAIKSIHPQAFSGAKQLMLLNLFGNHITTLPPRGFQDLLNLRFLMLGQNQIGTVKADMFAGMRNLSDLDLPLNALTMLPSNAFKPLIALKVLDLSLNRIQKIAPKAFNGLRQLMFLNLDNNSLKTLPAGAFKPLRSLEMLVLDNNFLSALSLSVLDGLDNLQELYLRNNVLELLSPDAFRSMAKLSQLALSGNRLKTVDGNMFAHMPDLMKLHLHDNPWECDCNLISLVQWMGQTKAALSPREALKCVGPPELQNKSFSSLQADKLICPA, from the exons ATGACTGCCTGTTCAG AGATGCAACACTTAGCGTGGTTGATGCTGGCAATCCTATGGATGGTGCAGGTTGTGGAGGGCTGTCCTGATGTCTGTAAGTGCTCCAGAAAGTCCCGTTCAGAAAAGATGGAGGTCAACTGTCATAAGAGGGGACTTCGTGCTTTTCCCTCCAAACTGCCCCCTGATGCTTGGATTCTCAAACTAG GTGAGAACGGTATCACAGACGTAAAGGCCAATGCTCTGAGATCAATTCCAAAGATTGAAAGCATCAACCTGGAACGAAATGCCATCAAGTCCATCCATCCCCAAGCCTTCTCTGGCGCAAAGCAACTGATGCTCCTCAATCTTTTTGGCAACCACATCACCACTCTTCCACCAAGAGGATTTCAG GACCTCCTGAACCTTCGCTTCCTCATGCTGGGACAGAACCAGATTGGCACCGTCAAAGCTGACATGTTTGCAGGAATGAGGAACTTGTCAGATTTAGACCTTCCTCTCAACGCATTGACAATGCTCCCATCTAATGCCTTTAAGCCTCTGATCGCCCTCAAAGTTCTGGACCTTTCCCTGAATCGTATCCAGAAGATCGCTCCTAAGGCCTTCAATGGACTCAGACAGCTCATGTTTCTTAACTTAGACAATAACAG TCTGAAGACTCTTCCAGCTGGAGCCTTCAAGCCTCTGCGATCTCTGGAGATGCTGGTTCTAGACAACAACTTTCTGTCAGCCCTGAGTCTGTCAGTACTGGATGGCCTGGACAACTTGCAG GAACTCTACCTGAGGAATAATGTGCTGGAGCTCCTGTCACCTGATGCGTTCAGGAGTATGGCCAAGCTTTCTCAGTTGGCTCTAAGTGGAAACCGCCTGAAGACAGTGGATGGAAACATGTTCGCCCATATGCCCG ACCTAATGAAACTGCACCTCCATGACAACCCGTGGGAGTGTGATTGTAACCTCATCTCCTTGGTGCAATGGATGGGACAGACCAAGGCCGCCCTGTCACCTCGGGAGGCCCTGAAGTGCGTGGGTCCTCCAGAGCTCCAAAACAAGAGCTTCTCCAGCCTCCAAGCTGACAAACTGATATGCCCTGCCTAG
- the LOC115574353 gene encoding leucine-rich repeat-containing protein 15 isoform X2, with protein MTACSVEMQHLAWLMLAILWMVQVVEGCPDVCKCSRKSRSEKMEVNCHKRGLRAFPSKLPPDAWILKLGENGITDVKANALRSIPKIESINLERNAIKSIHPQAFSGAKQLMLLNLFGNHITTLPPRGFQDLLNLRFLMLGQNQIGTVKADMFAGMRNLSDLDLPLNALTMLPSNAFKPLIALKVLDLSLNRIQKIAPKAFNGLRQLMFLNLDNNSLKTLPAGAFKPLRSLEMLVLDNNFLSALSLSVLDGLDNLQELYLRNNVLELLSPDAFRSMAKLSQLALSGNRLKTVDGNMFAHMPDLMKLHLHDNPWECDCNLISLVQWMGQTKAALSPREALKCVGPPELQNKSFSSLQADKLICPA; from the exons ATGACTGCCTGTTCAG TAGAGATGCAACACTTAGCGTGGTTGATGCTGGCAATCCTATGGATGGTGCAGGTTGTGGAGGGCTGTCCTGATGTCTGTAAGTGCTCCAGAAAGTCCCGTTCAGAAAAGATGGAGGTCAACTGTCATAAGAGGGGACTTCGTGCTTTTCCCTCCAAACTGCCCCCTGATGCTTGGATTCTCAAACTAG GTGAGAACGGTATCACAGACGTAAAGGCCAATGCTCTGAGATCAATTCCAAAGATTGAAAGCATCAACCTGGAACGAAATGCCATCAAGTCCATCCATCCCCAAGCCTTCTCTGGCGCAAAGCAACTGATGCTCCTCAATCTTTTTGGCAACCACATCACCACTCTTCCACCAAGAGGATTTCAG GACCTCCTGAACCTTCGCTTCCTCATGCTGGGACAGAACCAGATTGGCACCGTCAAAGCTGACATGTTTGCAGGAATGAGGAACTTGTCAGATTTAGACCTTCCTCTCAACGCATTGACAATGCTCCCATCTAATGCCTTTAAGCCTCTGATCGCCCTCAAAGTTCTGGACCTTTCCCTGAATCGTATCCAGAAGATCGCTCCTAAGGCCTTCAATGGACTCAGACAGCTCATGTTTCTTAACTTAGACAATAACAG TCTGAAGACTCTTCCAGCTGGAGCCTTCAAGCCTCTGCGATCTCTGGAGATGCTGGTTCTAGACAACAACTTTCTGTCAGCCCTGAGTCTGTCAGTACTGGATGGCCTGGACAACTTGCAG GAACTCTACCTGAGGAATAATGTGCTGGAGCTCCTGTCACCTGATGCGTTCAGGAGTATGGCCAAGCTTTCTCAGTTGGCTCTAAGTGGAAACCGCCTGAAGACAGTGGATGGAAACATGTTCGCCCATATGCCCG ACCTAATGAAACTGCACCTCCATGACAACCCGTGGGAGTGTGATTGTAACCTCATCTCCTTGGTGCAATGGATGGGACAGACCAAGGCCGCCCTGTCACCTCGGGAGGCCCTGAAGTGCGTGGGTCCTCCAGAGCTCCAAAACAAGAGCTTCTCCAGCCTCCAAGCTGACAAACTGATATGCCCTGCCTAG
- the LOC115574353 gene encoding leucine-rich repeat-containing protein 15 isoform X4, producing MSVEMQHLAWLMLAILWMVQVVEGCPDVCKCSRKSRSEKMEVNCHKRGLRAFPSKLPPDAWILKLGENGITDVKANALRSIPKIESINLERNAIKSIHPQAFSGAKQLMLLNLFGNHITTLPPRGFQDLLNLRFLMLGQNQIGTVKADMFAGMRNLSDLDLPLNALTMLPSNAFKPLIALKVLDLSLNRIQKIAPKAFNGLRQLMFLNLDNNSLKTLPAGAFKPLRSLEMLVLDNNFLSALSLSVLDGLDNLQELYLRNNVLELLSPDAFRSMAKLSQLALSGNRLKTVDGNMFAHMPDLMKLHLHDNPWECDCNLISLVQWMGQTKAALSPREALKCVGPPELQNKSFSSLQADKLICPA from the exons ATGTCAG TAGAGATGCAACACTTAGCGTGGTTGATGCTGGCAATCCTATGGATGGTGCAGGTTGTGGAGGGCTGTCCTGATGTCTGTAAGTGCTCCAGAAAGTCCCGTTCAGAAAAGATGGAGGTCAACTGTCATAAGAGGGGACTTCGTGCTTTTCCCTCCAAACTGCCCCCTGATGCTTGGATTCTCAAACTAG GTGAGAACGGTATCACAGACGTAAAGGCCAATGCTCTGAGATCAATTCCAAAGATTGAAAGCATCAACCTGGAACGAAATGCCATCAAGTCCATCCATCCCCAAGCCTTCTCTGGCGCAAAGCAACTGATGCTCCTCAATCTTTTTGGCAACCACATCACCACTCTTCCACCAAGAGGATTTCAG GACCTCCTGAACCTTCGCTTCCTCATGCTGGGACAGAACCAGATTGGCACCGTCAAAGCTGACATGTTTGCAGGAATGAGGAACTTGTCAGATTTAGACCTTCCTCTCAACGCATTGACAATGCTCCCATCTAATGCCTTTAAGCCTCTGATCGCCCTCAAAGTTCTGGACCTTTCCCTGAATCGTATCCAGAAGATCGCTCCTAAGGCCTTCAATGGACTCAGACAGCTCATGTTTCTTAACTTAGACAATAACAG TCTGAAGACTCTTCCAGCTGGAGCCTTCAAGCCTCTGCGATCTCTGGAGATGCTGGTTCTAGACAACAACTTTCTGTCAGCCCTGAGTCTGTCAGTACTGGATGGCCTGGACAACTTGCAG GAACTCTACCTGAGGAATAATGTGCTGGAGCTCCTGTCACCTGATGCGTTCAGGAGTATGGCCAAGCTTTCTCAGTTGGCTCTAAGTGGAAACCGCCTGAAGACAGTGGATGGAAACATGTTCGCCCATATGCCCG ACCTAATGAAACTGCACCTCCATGACAACCCGTGGGAGTGTGATTGTAACCTCATCTCCTTGGTGCAATGGATGGGACAGACCAAGGCCGCCCTGTCACCTCGGGAGGCCCTGAAGTGCGTGGGTCCTCCAGAGCTCCAAAACAAGAGCTTCTCCAGCCTCCAAGCTGACAAACTGATATGCCCTGCCTAG
- the LOC115574353 gene encoding leucine-rich repeat-containing protein 15 isoform X5, translating to MSEMQHLAWLMLAILWMVQVVEGCPDVCKCSRKSRSEKMEVNCHKRGLRAFPSKLPPDAWILKLGENGITDVKANALRSIPKIESINLERNAIKSIHPQAFSGAKQLMLLNLFGNHITTLPPRGFQDLLNLRFLMLGQNQIGTVKADMFAGMRNLSDLDLPLNALTMLPSNAFKPLIALKVLDLSLNRIQKIAPKAFNGLRQLMFLNLDNNSLKTLPAGAFKPLRSLEMLVLDNNFLSALSLSVLDGLDNLQELYLRNNVLELLSPDAFRSMAKLSQLALSGNRLKTVDGNMFAHMPDLMKLHLHDNPWECDCNLISLVQWMGQTKAALSPREALKCVGPPELQNKSFSSLQADKLICPA from the exons ATGTCAG AGATGCAACACTTAGCGTGGTTGATGCTGGCAATCCTATGGATGGTGCAGGTTGTGGAGGGCTGTCCTGATGTCTGTAAGTGCTCCAGAAAGTCCCGTTCAGAAAAGATGGAGGTCAACTGTCATAAGAGGGGACTTCGTGCTTTTCCCTCCAAACTGCCCCCTGATGCTTGGATTCTCAAACTAG GTGAGAACGGTATCACAGACGTAAAGGCCAATGCTCTGAGATCAATTCCAAAGATTGAAAGCATCAACCTGGAACGAAATGCCATCAAGTCCATCCATCCCCAAGCCTTCTCTGGCGCAAAGCAACTGATGCTCCTCAATCTTTTTGGCAACCACATCACCACTCTTCCACCAAGAGGATTTCAG GACCTCCTGAACCTTCGCTTCCTCATGCTGGGACAGAACCAGATTGGCACCGTCAAAGCTGACATGTTTGCAGGAATGAGGAACTTGTCAGATTTAGACCTTCCTCTCAACGCATTGACAATGCTCCCATCTAATGCCTTTAAGCCTCTGATCGCCCTCAAAGTTCTGGACCTTTCCCTGAATCGTATCCAGAAGATCGCTCCTAAGGCCTTCAATGGACTCAGACAGCTCATGTTTCTTAACTTAGACAATAACAG TCTGAAGACTCTTCCAGCTGGAGCCTTCAAGCCTCTGCGATCTCTGGAGATGCTGGTTCTAGACAACAACTTTCTGTCAGCCCTGAGTCTGTCAGTACTGGATGGCCTGGACAACTTGCAG GAACTCTACCTGAGGAATAATGTGCTGGAGCTCCTGTCACCTGATGCGTTCAGGAGTATGGCCAAGCTTTCTCAGTTGGCTCTAAGTGGAAACCGCCTGAAGACAGTGGATGGAAACATGTTCGCCCATATGCCCG ACCTAATGAAACTGCACCTCCATGACAACCCGTGGGAGTGTGATTGTAACCTCATCTCCTTGGTGCAATGGATGGGACAGACCAAGGCCGCCCTGTCACCTCGGGAGGCCCTGAAGTGCGTGGGTCCTCCAGAGCTCCAAAACAAGAGCTTCTCCAGCCTCCAAGCTGACAAACTGATATGCCCTGCCTAG